Within the Candidatus Zixiibacteriota bacterium genome, the region GATTAGGCTCTTAAAGAAGTTACCAATAACAAAACACCTTAATTGGAGGAGTTAGATGAATATTAAACCGCTTGCTGACCGTGTGGTGGTTAAACCTCTCGAAGAAGCAGAGGTCAAAAAGGGCAGTATCATTATTCCCGATACCGCCAAAGAACGTCCGATGCAGGGCGAAATTATGGAAGCCGGTTCCGGCCGGGTTGAGGATGGCAAAGCCGTACCTATGGAAGTCAAGAAAGGCGATAAAATTCTTTATGGCAAATATTCCGGTACGGAAATAACAATTGATGATGTCGAATACCTGATTATGCGCGAGTCCGATATTCTCGCCATTGTTAAATAGGAGTAAATGATTATGGCAAAGATGATAGAATTTGAAAGTGCCGCCCGCGAAAAACTTAAACGCGGTGTTGACCAACTTGCTAATACGGTTAAGGTTACGCTCGGACCCAAGGGCCGCAATGTAGTAATCGACCAAAAGTTTGG harbors:
- a CDS encoding co-chaperone GroES: MNIKPLADRVVVKPLEEAEVKKGSIIIPDTAKERPMQGEIMEAGSGRVEDGKAVPMEVKKGDKILYGKYSGTEITIDDVEYLIMRESDILAIVK